The DNA region AGCTGTTCTGGTGTTTGGAGTGTTGGGCTAATTTTTGGCGTGGCTATTGGCAGTGTGTTTACTGATTCTCTTGTCGCAGAAGTACAAGCGGTCAGCAGACTGAATGCCATTACTAACGTAACGAGTTTTTTCATGGTGCCTTTCTCTGGAATCGGCACGGGCATTGACATTGGGGACAAATGAGCAGCTTCCGTGCCATTGTGGGTTATAAATGTTAACTTGCGGTAAGCGATATTAACAAGTGGCAGCAGAGGGTGCAGCATTTTTTTGTTACAACGGATGCAAAGATAGACGTAGATAGCAAAATAATTATGCCAGATAGCAGACTGCCGCCTTTAAGGCGGCAGTAAAAGACAATATTAGGTTGTTTTTAAAGAATAAAGCGGCTGAGATCTTCGTCGTGCACTAAGGTTTCCAGATGAGCGTTGACGTATTCGGCATCAATCAGGTAATTGGCGCCGGATTTGTCGGCGGCTTCATAGGAGATATCTTCCATCAGCTTTTCCATGATGGTGTGCAGCCGTCTTGCACCGATATTTTCGGTGGTTTCATTCACTTGGAAGGCGGCGTCGGCAATGCGGTCGATGCCTGATTCCGTAAATTCTACCGTTACGCCTTCGGTTGCCATCAAGGCGACATACTGTTCGGTCAGCGATGCGTGTGGCTCGGTGAGAATGCGTTTGAAGTCGCCAGCGGTTAAGGCATCCAGTTCGACACGAATAGGCAGACGCCCCTGTAGCTCGGGGATCAGATCTGATGGTTTGGTCATCTGGAATGCACCAGAAGCGATAAACAGAATGTGGTCAGTGCGCACCATGCCGTGCTTGGTATTAACGGTACAGCCTTCTACCAATGGCAACAGGTCGCGTTGTACTCCTTCGCGGGAGACATCGGGGCCAGAGGTTTCACCACGTTTACAGATCTTGTCGATTTCATCTAAGAAGACGATGCCGTGCTGTTCGACCAGTTCAATCGCTTGATCTTTAAGGTCTTCCTGATTCACCAGTTTGGCAGCTTCCTCTTCAGTCAACTGCTTCATGGCGTCTTTGATCTTCAGTTTGCGGCGTTTAGTCTGGCCTTGGCCCATATTTTGGAACAGGCTCTGCAACTGGTTGGTCATCTCTTCCATCCCTGGAGGTGACATGATTTCCACGCCAATCTGCGGGCCAGCGACATCGATCTCAATCTCTTTGTCATCCAACTGGCCTTCGCGCAGTTTTTTGCGGAAGATCTGCCGGGTGTGCGAGCTGTCTTCTTTTTCGCTGTCCCAATCATTTTTGGGCTTGGGCAACAGTGCATCCAGTACCCGTTCTTCTGCCGCTTCTTCGGCTCGGGTGCGGCATTTCAGCATCTGCTGTTCGCGGGTCATCTTGACGGCGGCATCGGTCAGATCGCGGATGATCTGATCCACTTCTTTGCCTACATAACCCACTTCGGTAAATTTGGTGGCTTCTACCTTGATAAACGGCGCATTGGCGAGTTTTGCCAGACGGCGAGCGATTTCGGTTTTACCAACACCGGTAGGGCCAATCATCAGGATATTTTTAGGGGTGACTTCTTGGCGCAGCGCGCTATCCAGCTGCATTCGCCGCCAACGGTTACGTAAGGCGACCGCC from Shewanella dokdonensis includes:
- the hslU gene encoding HslU--HslV peptidase ATPase subunit; the protein is MSEMTPREIVHELDAHIIGQQKAKRSVAVALRNRWRRMQLDSALRQEVTPKNILMIGPTGVGKTEIARRLAKLANAPFIKVEATKFTEVGYVGKEVDQIIRDLTDAAVKMTREQQMLKCRTRAEEAAEERVLDALLPKPKNDWDSEKEDSSHTRQIFRKKLREGQLDDKEIEIDVAGPQIGVEIMSPPGMEEMTNQLQSLFQNMGQGQTKRRKLKIKDAMKQLTEEEAAKLVNQEDLKDQAIELVEQHGIVFLDEIDKICKRGETSGPDVSREGVQRDLLPLVEGCTVNTKHGMVRTDHILFIASGAFQMTKPSDLIPELQGRLPIRVELDALTAGDFKRILTEPHASLTEQYVALMATEGVTVEFTESGIDRIADAAFQVNETTENIGARRLHTIMEKLMEDISYEAADKSGANYLIDAEYVNAHLETLVHDEDLSRFIL